One Rosa chinensis cultivar Old Blush chromosome 5, RchiOBHm-V2, whole genome shotgun sequence genomic region harbors:
- the LOC112166277 gene encoding oligopeptide transporter 3, with protein MASKVDPEKTKGADSEETRTCEIEEVALVVPETDDPSLPVMTFRTWFLGITSCTILIFLNTFFSYRTQPLAISAILMQIAVLPVGKFMAKTLPNKDFNLMGFKFNLNPGPFNMKEHVVITIFANCGFSAGGGDAYSTGAITVMKAYYHQSLSFLCGLFIVLTSQMIGYGWAGLLRRYLVDPVEMWWPANVAQVSLFRALHEKEHKAKGMTRMKFFLFAFAASFFYYLFPGYLFQILSFFSWVCWAWPHSITAQQIGSGAKGLGIGAFTLDWAGISAYHGNPLVTPWVSILNVGVGFFMFIYIILPLCYWKYDTFDARKFPIFSNQLFTNKGLKYDTTKITTPQLELDIAAYDNYGKLYLSPLFALSIGSGFARFSATLIHVALFHGGAILKQSKSAVNNAKMDIHEKLMQSYKHVPEWWFLIILFFSIALSLLMSFVWRETVQLAWWGMIFAFVLSFIVTLPVGVIQATTNQQPGFDIIAQFMIGYVLPGKPIANLLFKIYGRISTVHALSFLSDLKLGVYMKIPPRCMYTAQLVGTLVSGVVNLAVAWWMLEGIQNICDTEVLPPDSPWTCPKYRVTFDASVIWGLIGPRRLFGPGGLYRNLVWLFLVGAILPVPIWVLSKIFPDKKWIPLINMPVILYGFAGLPPATPTNIASWLITGAIFNYFIFKYHKRWWQKYNYVLSAALDAGTAFMGVLLFFALQNNNILVHWWGSEADHCPLASCPTAPGIIVKGCPVF; from the exons ATGGCGTCGAAAGTCGATCCCGAGAAGACCAAAGGCGCTGACTCCGAGGAGACCCGAACATGCGAAATCGAAGAGGTGGCGCTGGTGGTGCCGGAGACCGACGATCCTTCACTGCCGGTGATGACATTCCGGACTTGGTTCCTGGGCATCACCTCATGCACCATCCTCATATTCCTCAACACCTTTTTCAGCTACCGCACTCAGCCTCTCGCCATTTCCGCCATTCTCATGCAAATCGCTGTCTTGCCCGTCGGAAAGTTCATGGCCAAAACTCTGCCCAACAAGGACTTCAATCTGATGGGCTTTAAGTTCAACCTGAATCCTGGGCCCTTCAACATGAAGGAGCATGTCGTCATCACCATTTTCGCCAATTGTGGGTTCTCAGCTGGCGGAGGTGATGCCTACTCCACCGGTGCCATCACCGTTATGAAGGCCTATTACCACCAGAGCTTGAGTTTTCTTTGTGGCCTCTTCATCGTCTTGACCTCTCAG ATGATTGGATATGGATGGGCTGGATTGCTGAGGAGGTACCTGGTTGACCCCGTTGAAATGTGGTGGCCTGCAAATGTTGCTCAGGTTTCTCTGTTTAG GGCACTCCATGAGAAGGAGCATAAAGCCAAAGGCATGACACGGATGAAATTTTTCCTGTTTGCCTTTGCAGCAAGCTTTTTCTATTATTTGTTCCCTGGCTATCTTTTCCAAATCTTGTCATTCTTCTCATGGGTCTGCTGGGCTTGGCCACACAGTATCACTGCTCAGCAAATCGGCTCAGGTGCCAAGGGACTTGGGATTGGTGCCTTCACCCTCGATTGGGCTGGCATTTCAGCTTATCACGGCAACCCCCTCGTCACACCTTGGGTTTCCATTCTCAATGTCGGAGTTGGTTTTTTCATGTTCATCTACATAATTCTCCCTCTATGCTACTGGAAGTATGACACTTTTGATGCTCGAAAGTTTCCTATATTTTCCAACCAGCTATTCACCAATAAAGGCCTTAAATATGACACTACCAAGATCACGACACCACAATTAGAGCTTGACATTGCAGCTTATGATAATTATGGGAAGCTCTATCTTAGCCCTCTTTTCGCTTTATCCATTGGATCAGGATTTGCAAGATTTTCAGCAACCCTTATTCACGTGGCACTCTTTCATGGCGG TgctattttgaagcaaagcaAATCAGCAGTGAATAATGCAAAAATGGATATCCATGAAAAATTGATGCAAAGCTACAAGCACGTGCCTGAATGGTGGTTCCTCATCATACTCTTTTTTAGCATTGCCCTCTCCCTGCTGATGTCTTTTGTATGGAGAGAAACTGTGCAGCTGGCATGGTGGGGAATGATCTTCGCATTTGTTTTGTCTTTCATTGTCACTCTCCCAGTTGGGGTCATTCAAGCAACCACCAACCAA CAACCTGGATTTGACATTATAGCACAGTTCATGATTGGTTATGTGCTCCCAGGAAAACCCATAGCAAACCTGCTTTTCAAAATCTATGGAAGAATCAGCACTGTCCATGCTCTCTCTTTCTTGTCTGACCTTAAACTCGGGGTCTATATGAAGATTCCACCTCGGTGCATGTACACAGCTCAG CTGGTGGGAACTCTGGTTTCTGGTGTTGTGAACCTTGCAGTTGCATGGTGGATGTTGGAGGGCATTCAGAACATATGCGACACTGAAGTACTCCCCCCAGACAGTCCATGGACTTGTCCTAAATACAGAGTCACCTTTGATGCTTCTGTTATATGGGGCCTGATTGGACCAAGGAGACTGTTTGGACCTGGAGGACTGTATAGGAACTTGGTATGGCTATTTCTTGTTGGAGCTATCTTGCCAGTTCCTATTTGGGTGTTGAGCAAAATCTTCCCCGACAAGAAATGGATTCCGCTGATCAACATGCCAGTCATTCTTTACGGCTTTGCTGGGTTGCCACCAGCAACTCCCACCAACATAGCGAGCTGGCTCATCACTGGAGCTATCTTCAATTACTTCATCTTCAAATACCACAAGCGTTGGTGGCAGAAGTACAACTATGTTCTATCTGCAGCATTGGATGCCGGGACAGCTTTCATGGGTGTCTTACTCTTCTTTGCGTTGCAGAACAACAACATTCTTGTCCATTGGTGGGGGAGTGAAGCTGATCATTGCCCTTTGGCATCATGCCCTACTGCACCAGGCATTATTGTCAAAGGATGTCCGGTTTTTTAA
- the LOC112166279 gene encoding heavy metal-associated isoprenylated plant protein 7, with product MGEENKPEEKKEEEKKEEEKKVEEPPEIVLKVDMHCEACARKVARALKGFEGVEDVTTDSKASKVVVKGKAADPIKVCERLQKKSGKKVELISPLPKPVEEEKKEEPKEPEKKEEKKEEPPAVVTVILKVRMHCEACAQVLQKRIRKIQGVESVVTDVGNDQVVVTGVVDPAKLADDVYKKTRKHVSIVPKEEEKKEEEKKEEDKKEETKDGGGEKKEGETEEGKGSDDNKSFDIKRSEYWPSKYYSDYAYTPQIFSDENPNACSVM from the exons GAAAACAAACCAgaggagaagaaggaggaagaaaagaaggaggaagagaagaaggtaGAAGAGCCACCGGAGATTGTGCTCAAGGTCGATATGCATTGTGAAGCTTGCGCCAGGAAAGTTGCTAGAGCCTTGAAGGGTTTTGAAG GAGTTGAGGATGTAACTACAGACAGCAAAGCGAGCAAGGTGGTGGTGAAAGGCAAAGCAGCAGACCCCATAAAGGTATGCGAGAGATTACAAAAGAAAAGTGGCAAAAAAGTGGAGCTGATTTCACCTTTGCCTAAACCAGtcgaggaggagaagaaagaggagCCCAAAGAACCAGAGAAAAAGGAGGAGAAAAAAGAGGAG CCTCCCGCTGTTGTTACAGTGATTTTGAAAGTTCGAATGCACTGCGAAGCATGTGCTCAAGTTTTACAGAAGCGAATCCGAAAGATCCAAG GAGTGGAATCCGTAGTAACAGACGTTGGTAATGACCAGGTTGTAGTAACAGGTGTTGTGGATCCAGCCAAGCTTGCAGATGATGTCTACAAAAAAACCAGAAAGCACGTTTCCATTGTGCCcaaggaggaagagaagaaggaagaagaaaagaaagaagaggacaAGAAAGAAGAGACCAAAGATGGAGGAGGGGAGAAGAAAGAAGGGGAAACAGAAGAAGGCAAGGGATCCGATGATAACAAGAGTTTTGATATCAAGCGGAGTGAATATTGGCCATCAAAATACTACTCGGATTATGCATATACCCCTCAGATTTTCAGTGATGAGAACCCTAATGCCTGCTCTGTCATGTGA